Sequence from the Amycolatopsis sp. NBC_00345 genome:
CGTCCAGCACGACGATCTCGTTGCCCGGCAAGGGAACGCCGATGCCCAGGTCCCGTTCGGCCGAGCCCGCGGGCAGGCGCCGGTACATGGCGAAGACGGTGGTCTCGGTGATGCCGTACATGGCGACGAACTCGGTGTCCCCGCCGTGGTTGCGCCGCCAGTCGTGCACCGAGCCCGCATCCACCGGCTCGCCGCCGAAGATGACGTACCGCAGCGCGGGCACGGTGGTCCCGGGCTCCGCCGCCCGGCTGAGGTACCGGAACACCGACGGCACCTGGTTGAGCACCGTGACCTCGTGCTCCACCAGGAAGTCCAGCGTCGCCTCGGGGGAGCGGGCCACGTCCGCGGACGGCACCGCGACGCTCGCGCCGTGGCTCAGCGCGCCCCACAGCTCCCACACCGAGAAGTCGAAGCAGTAGGAGTGGAACAGCGCCCACACGTCGTCGCCGCGCAGGTCGAAAACCTGGTCGCAGGCGCCGAGCAGCGCGGTCACGTTGCGGTGCGTCACCACGACTCCCTTGGGGGAGCCCGAGGATCCGGAGGTGTAGATGACGTACGCGGGAGTGTCCGGAGTGGACGGTGCGGTGTCTGAGAGCGTCGAGCCGGGTTCCTCACCGGGCCAGACCTCTTCGTCGACACCCACCACCTGGGCCTCGGGCAGCACCGAGCCGGTGTCCTGGTCGGCCACCACCAGGTCCACCGCCGCGTCGGCGGCCATGTAGCGGATCCGGTCGCGCGGGTAGTCCGGGTCGAACGGCACGTAGGCGCAGCCCGCCTTCAGCACCGCGAGGATCGCGACCACCTGGCCGGCGCCGCGTCGCAGGTACAACCCGATCCGGCTGCCCGGCTCCTGCCGGTACCGCCCCAGCACGGTCGCGAGGCGGGTGGACCGCTCGTCGAGCTCGCGGTAGGTCAGCGACTCGCGCTCGTCCACCACAGCGACCGCGTCCGGGGTTTCGTCCGCCTGCCGGCTGAACACTTCGTGCAGGCACAGGTCTTCGGTCACGAGCGCGCACTCCTCGGCCGCAGGTCGGTCCACAACACGTCGATCTCCGCCAGGCACGCGGATTTCGGCCGTGGCTCGCCCACCGCGGCCCAGCCGGCCGGGAGACCGCGGTCTTCGGGCCAGATCGAATACTGCTCCTCGTCGTTGCGCACCACGACGTAGCCGCGCTGGTCGTCGTCCTCGAACACAGGCAGGCTCCCCCTCACCGGGTCGATTGAAGTTGTCGGACATGGTCGAGCAAGAGGGCGGACAGGTCGCCGAACATTTCGGCGCGGCCCGGTCCGTCCTGGAAGAAGTGGCCGCCGGCGAAGACCCGCGTGCGGAACGCGCCGCTGGTGTGCGCCCGCCAGCCTTCGAGGTCCTCAGTGGACACAACGGGGTCCGCGTCCCCGCCGTACACGGTGATCGGCAGGGGGAGCGGCACCGGGTCGTGGTGGCGGTAGTGGTAGTCCAGCTCGAAGTCGGCCCGCAGCGCGCGGACCGCGGTGCGCCGGACGCCCGGGTCGGCCAGGGCGCCCTCGGTCGTCCCGCCGAGCCCGGTGGCCACCGCCAGCATCTCGTCCTCGGTCAGGAGGTGCCCGGCGAACCCGGCGTTGCCCCGCGCGGGCGCCCGGTGCGCCGCCACGACCAGTGCGGCCACCGTCGCCGGGGACCGGACGAGCCGGGCGGCCGCCTCGAACGCGATCAGCGCGCCGAGGCTGTGCCCCAGCACCACCACCGGCCGGCTCGGGTCGTCGGCCACCGCCTCGGCCAGCCCGTCCGCGAACGGCGCCATCCGGGTGAGCGGCTCCTCCCGCAACCGCGCGCCGCGGCCGGGCGGCTGCACGGCGCAGACCTCGACCTCGTCGGGCAGCAGCCGCGCCCAGCCGTGGAACATCGACGCCGAGCAGCCCGCGCCCGGCACGCACACCAGCCTCAGCGCCGCGGCCGGGCGCGGCGGGAACCGCAGCAGCCAGCGGGTCATCGCGCGCTCCGCAGGTGAGCCGCCAGATCCTCGACGGTCGGGTTCCGGAAGATGTCGCCGACGCTCAGCCGCAGCCCGGCCTCGCGGGCCCGGTGCACGACCTGGATGCCCTTGAGCGAGTCGCCGCCGATGGCGAAG
This genomic interval carries:
- a CDS encoding amino acid adenylation domain-containing protein, translating into MTEDLCLHEVFSRQADETPDAVAVVDERESLTYRELDERSTRLATVLGRYRQEPGSRIGLYLRRGAGQVVAILAVLKAGCAYVPFDPDYPRDRIRYMAADAAVDLVVADQDTGSVLPEAQVVGVDEEVWPGEEPGSTLSDTAPSTPDTPAYVIYTSGSSGSPKGVVVTHRNVTALLGACDQVFDLRGDDVWALFHSYCFDFSVWELWGALSHGASVAVPSADVARSPEATLDFLVEHEVTVLNQVPSVFRYLSRAAEPGTTVPALRYVIFGGEPVDAGSVHDWRRNHGGDTEFVAMYGITETTVFAMYRRLPAGSAERDLGIGVPLPGNEIVVLDEHDRPVGPGVIGELHQAGPQLADGYLKRPELTAARYPVLDFDGRPRRFYRSGDLASVRPDGTLDYAGRVDDQVKINGFRIEIGEIEHVLSGTDGVLDLVVVPTTSRIGEQTLVAFYSPRPGVATDGLPGRIAAHGRTVLPAFMIPSRFVPMDFLPLTPSGKADKRTLAEQVR
- a CDS encoding MbtH family protein; amino-acid sequence: MFEDDDQRGYVVVRNDEEQYSIWPEDRGLPAGWAAVGEPRPKSACLAEIDVLWTDLRPRSARS
- a CDS encoding thioesterase II family protein, producing the protein MTRWLLRFPPRPAAALRLVCVPGAGCSASMFHGWARLLPDEVEVCAVQPPGRGARLREEPLTRMAPFADGLAEAVADDPSRPVVVLGHSLGALIAFEAAARLVRSPATVAALVVAAHRAPARGNAGFAGHLLTEDEMLAVATGLGGTTEGALADPGVRRTAVRALRADFELDYHYRHHDPVPLPLPITVYGGDADPVVSTEDLEGWRAHTSGAFRTRVFAGGHFFQDGPGRAEMFGDLSALLLDHVRQLQSTR